The proteins below are encoded in one region of Apium graveolens cultivar Ventura chromosome 4, ASM990537v1, whole genome shotgun sequence:
- the LOC141719299 gene encoding uncharacterized protein LOC141719299, whose amino-acid sequence MENSKAKDGMIGLTYPMLNRGNHTAWALKMKVYMQAHGVWIAIESDDPKLPIEDRTEKIALAAIYQGILEDVFLSVAEKKMAKEAWNAVKTMCLGADRVKTARIQTLKAKFETLSMKDTESLDDFCMKLYGLVTTIRALGEEVKEAYIVKKLLRAVPTKFLQIASTIEQFRDLETMIVEETVGSLKAHEERVRGQVEPSGGQLLLTEEEWSKRERDDAKLLLTREEWLKRLGKGDGSSGSKFRRDFGHGGRDKTKVRCFNCQGYGHYAADCKKSRRERENKEQKEEVNMTQMQDDEPALLMVENNEEGEKVMLINEEQVVPKLNHNVKTMQPASNLWYLDNGASNHMTGQLSKFREIDENVKGKVRFGDGSTVSIKGKGTILLKCKNGEERLLKDVYYIPMLCNNIISLGQLAEKGNRVILSGVHLWIYDKGGRLIMKVKKSVNHLYKIIIESSSSECLLSRSDKMAWLWHARLGHVNFNAMNMMCTTKMVHGLPEIKT is encoded by the coding sequence ATGGAAAACAGCAAAGCAAAAGATGGAATGATCGGGTTGACATATCCCATGTTGAACAGAGGTAACCATACAGCATGGGCGCTTAAGATGAAGGTGTATATGCAAGCACACGGGGTGTGGATTGCTATTGAGAGTGACGACCCAAAGTTGCCTATAGAAGATCGGACAGAAAAAATTGCTCTTGCTGCTATCTATCAAGGGATTCTGGAGGATGTTTTCTTATCTGTAGCCGAAAAGAAAATGGCTAAGGAGGCTTGGAATGCCGTCAAAACCATGTGTTTGGGCGCTGATCGTGTAAAAACAGCGAGAATTCAAACTCTTAAGGCAAAGTTCGAGACATTGAGCATGAAAGATACAGAGTCTCTCGATGACTTTTGTATGAAATTATATGGTTTGGTGACAACCATTAGAGCTCTTGGTGAGGAGGTCAAAGAGGCATATATTGTGAAGAAATTGTTACGAGCAGTTCCTACGAAATTTCTGCAGATAGCTTCGACAATTGAACAGTTCAGGGATTTAGAGACTATGATTGTTGAAGAAACGGTTGGATCCTTAAAAGCTCATGAAGAACGCGTACGAGGTCAGGTGGAACCGAGTGGTGGTCAACTGTTATTGACTGAGGAAGAGTGGTCGAAGAGGGAAAGAGATGATGCAAAGCTGCTTTTGACACGGGAAGAATGGCTGAAACGTTTAGGTAAAGGAGATGGGTCATCTGGGTCGAAGTTTCGAAGAGATTTTGGACATGGAGGACGTGACAAAACTAAAGTCAGATGCTTCAATTGCCAGGGATATGGCCATTATGCTGCAGATTGTAAAAAATCACGACGTGAAAGGGAGAATAAGGAACAAAAGGAAGAGGTAAACATGACCCAAATGCAAGATGATGAGCCCGCACTTCTGATGGTAGAAAATAATGAAGAAGGTGAGAAAGTAATGCTGATCAATGAGGAGCAAGTAGTTCCCAAGCTAAACCACAACGTTAAGACAATGCAACCAGCCTCGAATTTGTGGTATTTAGACAATGGAGCTAGCAATCATATGACGGGACAATTGTCAAAATTCCGAGAAATAGACGAGAATGTGAAAGGCAAGGTGAGGTTTGGAGATGGTTCTACTGTATCAATAAAAGGAAAGGGGACAATCCTCTTAAAGTGTAAAAATGGAGAAGAGAGATTGTTGAAGGATGTTTATTACATCCCTATGTTGTGCAACAATATCATCAGTTTAGGGCAATTAGCTGAGAAAGGAAACAGGGTTATTTTGAGTGGGGTTCATTTGTGGATCTATGACAAAGGAGGAAGACTGATTATGAAGGTAAAGAAGTCTGTAAATCACTTGTATAAGATTATAATCGAGAGTAGTAGTTCAGAATGTCTGCTGTCACGGAGTGATAAAATGGCTTGGCTTTGGCATGCTCGACTTGGACATGTCAATTTCAATGCCATGAATATGATGTGTACTACCAAAATGGTGCATGGCTTGCCTGAGATTAAAACATAG